The stretch of DNA CAAGTCCTGGATTATCAAAACCCATTTTTTAAGGATGCTTTTTTCCCACATCGTTCTAATTCCATTTTTCCTGCTATCTTTAAACAACCACACTGCCTGAATGAGTGTCAACGTCAGGAAGACAACGAATAACAACACCATCATGCCTGCATATGCAGCAAATCTAAGATTGGAATAATAATACTCGTAATAGCTCAATTGATCCGAAACTATCGTTGAGAAAGCAAAGGCTAAAACCAACGGAATGAAGATTAACAATAAGCGAATCTCCAATTTTCGTTCCCGAATGAAAAGAAGTGTGGGGGAAGAAAGTACTTCGGCCTTCCTTTTGCTAAATAACCATATGGCTCCTCCAAGTGCGATCAGCCCCAACATCCAAAGAGAGTAAAAGTAGGCTTTGTTTTGATTGAAGTTGGTCAGACCCTGCATATGTTCAGATGCTAGAGTCGTTTTCGGCATCGCGACTATACCAGAAAACTGGCTAGACTGGTTTTCTACTAAATCGTTCATATTAAGGATGTATAGAGGTTTCAATTCTCCATCTTCCACATTCATATAGTCTTGTTTCACTTTTGAAAGATAAAGAAGACCGTTTTTTGAATTGTACTCTTTTTTAATTCCATCCTTGACTTCAACATCTCCAAAAGAGTAATGTTCACCTGTTTCCTCATTGGTCAATTCATAAGCCATTTGCCGTTGCAGTGCCTTCATAAGCGGGAGTGAGTTGGAGATCTTTCGATCATATTCTTCCAATGCCTGCTTTTTCGCTTCCATGATTTTAGTTCGCACCACTTCATCATCGGCAAAGTTTTTGCGTATTTCTGCAATTTTCGCATCACGCTCAATCACCAGTTCAGCCAGAATTTCATCTTCCGACAATGATGTCGCTTCCTCAATTAAACCTTCGTATTGATAACGAACGTCACGGATTTGATCCATTTGGGAACCGTAATACGTACGGTATTCTTCAATTTCATTTTCAGTCACTTCAAGATTCTTAATTTCTTTTTTCACGTCAAACCTGTTGATTAATGTTGGATAGACTTCATTCATTTGGGACTCAACAATCATGTGAAAATGATCGGATTCTTTAAAATCTTTACCCAAGTATTGTTGACCGTGTGAAGTAAATGTAATAATCGCCAATATTGTTAGGCTGACAAGTCCATAAAAAAGCCATGTTGTTCTTTTCATCACTTAGACGCCTCCTTTTAACATGCGGGTCAATTGCACAAACATCCTATTCGAGGAAAAGTTGTCATCTATTAGTTGAGCAACAAAGGAATAACAATACATGAGACTGAGCATGGCTAATGCAAGTGCTACAATGGAAAACCAGTGGGATACCTTACTTTTCGATCTTGTAGCCAATACCCCACACCACCTTTACATATCGCGGATTTTTCGGATCCGTTTCAATCTTTTCCCGAATTTTTCTAATGTGTACAGCGACGATATTTTCGGCATTGTACGCGGGTTCGTTCCAGACACGCTCATAAATTTCCCCGATAGAAAACACTCGACCGGCATTGGTCATCAGCAATTCGGTAATTTTGTATTCGATTGGAGTCAATTTGACGGTTTCCCCATCGAGCGTCACTAATTTAGCTTCCATATCCAGTGCAAGTCCACCGATTGCCACTGTGGCATTCTGTTCCTTGAACGTACCGAGATGGACGTATCGACGCAACTGTGACTTCACACGAGCCATTAGTTCCATCGGATGAAATGGCTTCGTTACATAGTCGTCTGCCCCCACAGATAATCCGTGAATTTTATCTGAGTCTTCCGCTTTGGCACTCAGCATAATGATTGGAATGTTGCGCTCTGAGCGAATTTTGAATGTTGCTTGTATGCCGTCCATATTTGGCATCATAATATCGAGAATGATTAAATGAATTTCATTCGTTTCAAGCAGCGTCAATGCTTCCACCCCATCTGCTGCTTTCAATACGCGGTACCCTTCATTTTTCAGGTAAATCTCAATTCCATCCCGAATATCCTGGTCATCATCCGTTACAAGAACCGTAAATTGTGTCATCCGTTGCACCTCATTTCTACTTCTTATGATACCAATTATATCTGCCAATTCTTAACAAACTATGAGGATAAAAATGAAGAATTTCTTAAGAAAACATCGTGGACTATCTTTCGTTTGATTTTATTTGACTGCATATGCTATTTAATCGGCATCAACTGAGATTTAATCCGCTTCAATTGCATATTAATGGGCATTAATCTAGACTTAATCGGCATCAACAACCTTTTATTCCGATTAGCCCATATATATCCAATAAAAACACTAAAAAAGTGCCTCTGGTTAAAGAGACACTTTCATTTACCTAATATACTTTGCTCGTTTTCTTCCACTGAACGTAAGAACAATAATCCCTCCGAGTAATAGTAAAACGCCTACCCATGAAACGGGGCTTAATACTTCCCCTACGATAAAGACACTCAAAACTGCTGCAGTCAACGGTTCCCCTAAAGATAACGTTACTGCTGAAGACGAAGGGACTTTTTGGAGACCCAATAAATACAGTATGTACGCAACACTGGTCGTCATAAATCCTAAGTATAAAATCGTCCAAATATTCGATGGTTCCGACACCCATGAACTGTCGAAAATGAACAAGAAAGGCATCAACATCAATGCGCTCAATGAAAATGTCATGGCAACTGCCGGAATGGCTTCCACTTTAGAAAGTAATGCTTTACTGACGATTGTATAAATGGCAAAAACAAATCCAGCAATCAAAGACAAAGTTACACCCAGTGGATTAACAGTAAGTGCGTCTTTGTTCAGAAACAAAAGACTGCATCCAATGACTGAAAGGGTTGTGGCCAATACCCAAGCGCGAGATGGCTTCATTTTAAGAAACAACCATTCTATCAAACCAGAAAAAATAGGTGCACTGCCAATAGCGACAACAGTCCCGATAGCAATACCTGTCACTCGTACGGAGGTAAAAAATAAAGGTTGGAACAATGCCATGCACAATGCACATATTAAAGTGATCAGCCATGGCCAGGTTTTGAAATTAATTTTTTTCATCACAATCATTATTAGTAATAATGAAAATCCACCAATTGCTAACCGTGACGCACCAATCGTCAAAGGCTGGGCATTTTGTGGCAAATAGGTTTGAGCTGTTCCAGTTGTGCCCCATAACACAGCAGCTAATAGCACAAGTAGGTAAGGGATCACTGTTTTCATATCGTCACCTCAAGTAGTTGTTGACTGTACCTTACCATATTTTATACATATTGAGATACAGCATATCGTCAACTATACTGTAGAAAAAGGAGTGTTGCTCTATGTATTTAACAATAGAAGAAACAGCTGAATTTTTGAGCATGCCTGAACTGCAAGTACGCCGGTACGTATTGGAAGGACGCATTAAATCTGTTCATGATGGAGAGCAGTATTTAATAAATAAAACACAATTTGATCGACACCTAGAACAAGTGGAAGACGTTAAACGGCAAATAGACGAATGGCGAAACACTCCCATTCCTGAAGATATTGATGTTAAAGATGAAGACTAACCTCGTAATTTTAACAGGCGAAAAATATGAAAATCTGTAAATCATAAAGAAAATCCAAGCATTCTGTTTTATAGAGTGCTTGGATTTTTATTTCATACCGAAGGATTCATGTAGGGTCTACCTCAGTCTAGAAAGCCTCAACTTTCAGGTGCTGAAACAGAGAGATGTTAATAAACAAAAATCAGTCCTAAAGGATTGTTCCAGGACTGATTCATTCGAAAGGTATATATTCCAAATATTTAAGTGACGGGCCGACTCCTTTTTGTTTAATATCCGAAGTAAATGGCTGGAGATAGGTTCCGTCCGTTATCGTCTTATATGTAGCATCTGCTGTTACTTCCACACGCCATTTTGTATCGGACAGCAGCACTTCGAAGTCATCTGCATTCGCTTCGTTGGCCGTGATGGTTGATTGAACTGCACTAAGCAATTTCCCGCGAAGCCCAGAATCTCTAAACGTCTCTTTCATTTCTATTTCAAATTGAGGATGTTTTCTTAATTTTTCAGGAAGTACTTCATTGTATGCTTTGATGTACGCTTGCTGTAAATCTACATCTTGAGAGACCAATTCATCCACTTTGTGATCAATCTGATCTTGAATAGATTCCCCATCTTCCTTTTTTTGTGCGGTGGATTTGGTCAGGTCACTGTCAAAATTCTCTATCCCTTTTTGGGTAACTTCCAAAAAAACGATGGTTCCCGCAAATGCTGCTTGTTGTGTGGCAGTTGAAGCTTGTTGTTTGACCACATATACTTTCGCAATATTGATGACAATGACAAAAATGACAGCGGAAATACCTAAGAGCCAGATAATATAAAAGGCAGAGTTGCCTCTTTCATTGCTTAAATACTTCATGGGACAAACACCTTGCCAGCTGCTTTCGAGTTCAATGAGACCGCGGTCTCTTTCTTCCATTCAGCTGGAATAAAGACAAGAGGGTGCTGGGCGCTGATTGTTAAAGTGAAAGCACCATTTCCTTGTGGATTAATGGATACATTGGGACTGGCCAAAAGTGCACTACCGCCAATGGATTGCATGACAGCACTTTGAGCTTCTACCGCATCTCCGGTCATAGCGTAAACCGACGCTCCATCATTTGCGGCAGACTTCAAACTCATGACTGCATAACCGGAAGCTACCACTTGCCAAAGCAATAAGAAAAAAATGAAATAGAAAGGAAGAATTCCTAGAAATTCGATACTCAATGCACCTTTTTCATTTTTTAATGTTCGTAAGCCCATCATGGGATCACCTCTATCTTCAAATATTGCACAATTCATTTTTTATGAGGTCAACATTACTATGTCTTCATCAATTCAATGATTATGTTGTGGTGCTTTCAATTCTTCGGCACGCTCTGGTGTGACAAGCATTGACGGAGCTACCATCAATGTGAAGAGTCCCAAGAAAAACAAGATAATGGCCACTCCATTGACTGGTGCAGCATCTGTCGCCAACATATAGCCCCATAAGCTGCTTCCCGCTACAAAAACGATGGAAAAGAATGAGAAAACCACTAATTTGAACCCAGTTTTACGTGGATTTAAAAGTCCTCCAGCGATTGCATCATACTTTGAAAATAGGAAAACACTGTACAGAATCAATCCAGCTAAAAGAATCCAAAAATACATGGAAGGATAAATCAATCTTAATACTGGAGATGTCATGTAAAATGCCAGACCCAGCATCATCACTAAAGAGTGAAGTGAGAAATACCTTTTGCTATCATGCTTCTGTTTCGTCCAAATAATGTGATTCACAAATGTTAATAGTATTGCTACGAGTGAATTGATAACTACCCACTGAAGGTATGTTTCCTCAGGTATTAAACTGGCCGGTAAACCCAACATAAGAAAGAGAGTAAACGTAATGAAAATACGATTTTTAACAAACGGAACTGCAAGTTTTTCAAGCTTTTTTTGTTTACTCATGACGTACTTCCCCTTTGTATAAGACATTGACCGAAAAATGGCTATTCAAATTTACTATGTCTTCATCAATTCAATGATTATTTATTACGTACTAACTTTCCCTTTTGTACTATTCGTTCAATTCGACCTTTCGGCAACTTCCCTTGCATTCCAATGCTCATAACGGCTGCAAGTGTTCCAAGCCAACAACCGATGATATATAGGACATATGAAAAATAATTCATGATTGGTTCCTGTCCATAACTTTCTGTCATAATTCGCGTTACCATGAAGTTTCCTCCACCTGAAATTAGAGCAAGTACAAGGAAAACTAGATAGTAGACAATCGTCCATTTTGATTTTTGTTCACCCGCCGTCGGTAAAACAATCTTGTAGAACGTCTCGACTTTGACAAAAAAGATTATATGGAGCACGAGCCAAATCACGATCAAGAGCAATTGAATGCCAATTTCGCCATCAAATATTTTAATTAAAGGCATAATAAAGAAAAATGCGAAAGCAGTAAACATGGCATATCCTGCAAATTTAGGAAAATCCATCTTTCCATTAGATGAGGACATTGCTTTAACGATGAAGAGTAACAATGCATACCCCAAGTAAATGATGGCTGTTAATATCATATACTCGGACTTATAAATGGGAATCCCCAGTGAGATCAGTGCAGATATCAATGGCAAAGCTAAAAACACAAAAATCGATGGATTCGGCAAAATGCAATCTCTCCAATCACTTGTTAACTGTATTCTTCAATCATAAGAGGTGGTCTTGAATTCTTCGTTGGAATGAATTGCCGTCAGGATTTAATTTCTCTATCTCTTAACTCAATCGCTCTTTCAGGTGTAATCAACATGGCAGGAGATACCATTATAAAAAATAGACCAATGAAGAAAGTAATAATTGCCAATCCAACCCATGGTACTGCTTCTGTTGCCAACATATAGGCCAATAATACGCTTCCAGAGAAAAAGAAAATTGCAAAATATGTAAAAACCAACATCTTGAAACCCTTTAATCTTGGATTTAATAGACCTTCTGCAATTGCTTCCGATTAGGCGCATACTAAGTTTAACAACGTTTCAATCTACCTCAATTATGTTGTGGTGCTTTCAATTCTTCGGCACGCTCTGGTGTGACAAGCATTGACGGAGCTACCATCAATAGGAAGAGTCCCAAGAAAAACATGATAATCGCCACTTCATTGACCGGTGCGGCATCTGACGCTAGCATATAACCCCATATGCTACTTCCCGCTACAAAAACGATGGCAAAAAAGGAGAAAACCAATAATTTGAACCCTTTTTTTCGAGGATTTAAAAGCCCTCCAGCAATTGCGTCGTACTTTGATACTAAGAAAACAGTGTACAGAATCAATCCACCTAAAAGAATCCAAAAATACATGGAAGGAAAGATCAATCTTAATATTGGAGATGTCGCGTAAAATGCCAAACCGAGCATCATCACAAAAGAGTGAAGTGAGAAATACCTTTTGCTGTCATGCTTCTGTTTCGTCCAAATCATGTAATTCACTACTGTCAAAAGCACAGCAATGATGAAATTGATCAATAACCATTTAAGGTATGTTTCTTCAGGAATAAAACTTGCTGGCAAGCCCAGCAGAAGAAACAGTGTAAAAGTAAGGAAAATGCGGTTTTTTGTGAATAAAACGCTCTCTTTTGTACTCGTTTTTTCGACTTTCAATATTAACACCTCTTCTTGAACACCTGGTTTACAGGGATGATCGATTTAGTTTGTATTGTACATAGTAGATGTGCATAAAAAACAGAGCATATTTGTTGAATTCAATTTCTGAGTTTTCTTCGATTACTTCTTTAATTCTAAAGATGGAATAATACAAGATACCAACAAATAGAAATGAAAACATCATATTTAAAGAATCGATAGTCAGTAATCCGACTTCGCTTAAAATCATGCCACCAAATAATTGAATAAGTAACAAGACTAAAGAGAGGCCAGTGAATAATTTCCAAGTTCCAAATGACACGTGGTGATTAAGTTCTAACCTTTCTATGTCCTTGCTTCTTTTTACAAACCAATAGCCAATATATGTTCCCATTGTGATGAAAGACAAAATCACCATTAAATACACATTTATCTTTTTGATTTTCTTTTCAGGCGCTTTTTTCCCAACTTTGCTGACCATCTATGTAACTCCTTCCTCAACTAACTAAATATCCAAAGCGAATTCATCGCTTCTATACCTCAAAGACAAATATATGTACAAAATAGGAAGAATCAACACATTAAGAGTGACACGTATGATTAAAAATGCCAAAACATTCGTTTCATAACTTTCCAGAAACATCATCAAACTGGTCCACAAAACAATGTTCAAACCAGCAATCACTAAGACATCACCAATAATCGATAGGTTCTCGTCTCTCATTTTTCTGAAAGTCCGTTTAATAGTCTCCCTGACACTCAGCGATTCCACAAAAAACGGAAAAATGATCAGAAATAAAATGGCAACCACGGTTGGTATGAATAATAAATACATGCCCATCAATCCCAAAGAATAAACAATTGTTGCGACAAGTAAAATCACACCGAATCGTTTGGCAAAGAAAAACAAACCTTCCGTAACTTTTATCGTTTCATCCATTCCATCTTTTTTGACCATTTTCAAAAAAGGAGGGATGCATAAAATGAAATTCAGCATTAGCAGCCACCCTGCGAGAAAAGACTCATTATGCAAAATGTCATTGCTATATACATAGACAATCCCCAAATAACTGAAAACAGTAATGGGTGCTATGATGATGAAACACCACATTAGAATAGGAAACCAGTTACGACTGTAGATTTTGAACGCTTCACCAATCATACTAATGTCCCTGCCTTCCGTTGCTTCATATACACCGTAATGATTGCTACCAACAATGTCAGAAGGACTGCCCAAGTCATGCTCCGCCCAATTCCAGCTGGATCCCACAACACCAAGACATTCAGTAAAAAATAAGAGGTGAGGATGCTGAGGATCGAAACAATTGTTGCCCCCAGGAATGCTGCGGTATAAGGGGTTTTAGGGTTCCACTTCACTGAAAAGTATCCAAGTGAGACGTATGTCAAAATCATTTGGAAAACGATATAGCCATTAAAAGATGGAATATTAAAAAACCCGATTATGAAAGAAAATAAGACCGTGATCAGAATACTGGCTCCAATTGCCTGCATTAATTTCCTCATACTGAACATGTAATCACCTCTCTCAATTAATTTTGGTTAAAGATAAGAGAGGGTTGCCACCCTACATTCAACCCTCTCTTCAGTTAAAAGCCAAATAGACTCTTAGCACCGTCAAACAGACCTTTCGCTCCATCTGCTATCCCTTTTCCTGCAGCTTTGACGCCACTTACTGCGCCATCATAAACAAATTTAACGCCATCCCTGACAGCTTTTTTCACTGCTTTACCAGGACCCGTCTCCAACAGTAATGTGACAGTCAAACCTACTAACAAACCGGCTGCTGCCCCAACAACGGTACCCAACCCTGGAACTACCGAGCCACCTACTGCGCCCGCTGCTATACTGGCCCCTATAGTGGATAACGCAGTGGTTCCGACTCCAATTGCTACATCCGTTGTCAGATCAGCTGCAAAGTCAGTCGACAACAGACCTATTGCCGATTTTTCGCCTCCTGAATAATCGTAGATGCTATTGAATGAACTTAGCGCCAAATTAACGGGTCCATTCAATTTCATCAAATTCGATTTGCCATAGAAGCTTTTCGAAAATACATTGAAATCGGTATTCAAGCTGTTCTTAACACTATTCCAAGCCGAGTTTATAAACGTTTTAGGTGAAGTGAGATCTGCAATTTTTTTGCCATCTAAAAAAGTATTTACTCGATGTGGTCTCGGATTTGCTCCATTGGTCGGCAAATAAGCATTTCTACCATCCATCGTATATTTCTTGAACTTATCATAAAAATGGTTAAAGAATTTGTTGTTAATACTGGATTGACCCGTAACTTTATAATTTCCAGATGCTAATTCATTAATAGTGTATCCGGCATATTGTGCAGTAGCCCCTTGAAGAACCGTATCACCAAACTCTAACACATATTTTTTCACGTTTTCTGTTGTACTTGCGATGGCACCAAATACTCCGCGGTCAGGCCCGCCATTTGAAGCTGTGCCTTCAGAGCCTCCACCAGTTCCTGAAGTGCCACCTTGGCCTCCGCCTGGCGATGTTCCGCCCGGTCCGGTTCCACCAGTGCCACCTTGGCCTCCGCCTGGCAATGTTCCGCCCGGTCCGGTTCCACCAGTGCCACCTTGGCCTCCGCCTGGCAATGTTCCACCAGGTCCGGTGCCACCTTGGCCTCCTCCTGGCAATGTTCCACCAGGTCCGGTGCCACCTTGGCCACCGCCTGGCAATGTTCCGCCTGGTCCGGTTCCACCAGTGCCACCTTGGCCTCCGCCAGGCAATGTTCCACCCGGTCCGGTTCCACCAGTGCCACCTTGGCCTCCGCCTGTAGATGAACCATCTGGGCCAGTCCCTCCACCGTTCGCATCACCACCTGAAGGACCTTGTCCTCCATTAGGTCCTTGTCCCCCAGTAATCGGAGTTCCCGTTTGCAGCCAGCCATTATATGGATTCGGTATGAAATTTGGCGTAATGAAGGAACCATTCGAACTTGGTTGACCCGAGATAATTGGTTGTCCAGATACGGATGAATTACCACCTTGAACTGCTTGTCCAGGCGCAATTGCCTCACCGGGTCCATTAACTTCACCAGGCGCAATGAACTGACCACCTGTAATTGGGCTTCCGCCTGTTATAGGAGAACCTGGAGTTATTGGTGTTCCTGGCGAAATGAACGAAGCCAACATAATCGACGGCCCGGCAGTCCAAAACAAAATGAATGCAATCATGCTTATGGCAAAAAACCTTCTTAATCCACTTCTCTCCACTCGTGCACCTCCTTGTTATGGAGTACTGTTTTGCTTATACGTATCTTCTAATAGCTTCATGGCTTCTTTGTAATTCATTTCATTCAATACTTTCAATTCATCACGTAGTTTGTCATATTCCTGTTCTACCCAAGTGTGATAGTCTTTATTTTTCTGTTGTAAATAATCGTGGCTTTCCTGCGACATCATTTCATGTTCTTGAAGCAAGTAAGTTAAGGTAAATCCAACTTGCTGTCTTTCGTCCACCCATTTTTTAAATTCTTTCGAATGATAGCCAAAAATGTCTAAATCATTATTAGTACGCTCATATCCTACATTGCCTTCTGTTGAGGTTTTCCAGAATCCCCACTTTTCCGCTACCTTTTTTGCTTGATCCAATTCATTTTGCAATCCTTGTGCATCCTGAACGTCTTGATAACTACCTTTCGTAGCCTCTGCTACCGCACGTAATTGCTTTTGTCCCTCACTATCAACATTAAAGCCAATGACATTCATAATCGGTGTAATATCTGATTCATACAATGTTTTTGCTGCAGTGACAGGGTCGTCGTCACAAGTAGAAATGCCATCACTGACAAGATAGACGATATTTGTATTCTTATCGCCTTTGAAAGACGCCAAATCTTTTTGGGCTTCGTTCAGAGCTAATTGAATTGGCGTCCATCCTGCAGGTTTTGCTTTCGCTAAAGCTTGTTCAAACCCATTCGCTTCATAGTTGCCGATTGGGTAAATAAGCTCGCTACTTTTACAGGAAAGTTCTTTATCAGCTTTGCTGCCGCTACCTTCTTGGCCATAGATGCGTAGACCTACGTTTGCATTTTCCGGAAGTCCTTTTACAAAATTCGTAATGGCTGATTTTGCCGCTTCCATCTGGGTTTGACCATTCATGTCTTTGCCCATGCTTCCTGAAGCATCCAAAATGACCATTACGTTCAAGTTTTCTTTAAACTGCATACGTGGATCATCGATATCGGGACTCCCAATTGATTGGAATTTAAGTTCCTGCATCAAATCTTCAGGACCTTCATAATCCTGTTGAAACACGCTGAGAATTGCATTGTAGTAATGGTCCAGTTCTTCGTTTGACGGTTTGCTCGAAATGTCAGGCAAGTCTTTCGTCAATTCATCAATTTTCTTTTGATCATTTTCCTCAATGACAGCCAAGTAGCCGGTATATCCTGGTGTTAATGCCGCCAATTCATTCAAATTTTCAGGTAAAGGTTCAACGATCATTTTATTGTTAGTTTC from Paenisporosarcina sp. FSL H8-0542 encodes:
- a CDS encoding ATP-binding protein; the encoded protein is MKRTTWLFYGLVSLTILAIITFTSHGQQYLGKDFKESDHFHMIVESQMNEVYPTLINRFDVKKEIKNLEVTENEIEEYRTYYGSQMDQIRDVRYQYEGLIEEATSLSEDEILAELVIERDAKIAEIRKNFADDEVVRTKIMEAKKQALEEYDRKISNSLPLMKALQRQMAYELTNEETGEHYSFGDVEVKDGIKKEYNSKNGLLYLSKVKQDYMNVEDGELKPLYILNMNDLVENQSSQFSGIVAMPKTTLASEHMQGLTNFNQNKAYFYSLWMLGLIALGGAIWLFSKRKAEVLSSPTLLFIRERKLEIRLLLIFIPLVLAFAFSTIVSDQLSYYEYYYSNLRFAAYAGMMVLLFVVFLTLTLIQAVWLFKDSRKNGIRTMWEKSILKKWVLIIQDLFLNRRLGTQILLILLVVFLAGLGLAGTFVVPELLIIYVPLFMFVLMPSLYLLLKRVAAYNKLALATEQMAKGHQIADVHIGGKSVLAKHAKHLNMLREGVRMSQSEQAKSERLKTELITNVSHDLRTPLTSIITYTDLLKKVDLTVEERLSYVAILDRKSQRLKTLIEDLFEVSKMASGNMELHKQRVDLTQLMQQALAEHEEDIQAAGLDFRVTAPENPLHAFVDGQKWWRVLDNLIVNALKYTLAGTRVYVTLKQVDGYAQFVVKNVTKYELGENVDELFERFKRADTSRHTEGSGLGLAIAQSIVDLHGGSMRIEVDGDLFKVTVSIITD
- a CDS encoding response regulator transcription factor — protein: MTQFTVLVTDDDQDIRDGIEIYLKNEGYRVLKAADGVEALTLLETNEIHLIILDIMMPNMDGIQATFKIRSERNIPIIMLSAKAEDSDKIHGLSVGADDYVTKPFHPMELMARVKSQLRRYVHLGTFKEQNATVAIGGLALDMEAKLVTLDGETVKLTPIEYKITELLMTNAGRVFSIGEIYERVWNEPAYNAENIVAVHIRKIREKIETDPKNPRYVKVVWGIGYKIEK
- a CDS encoding EamA family transporter, whose product is MKTVIPYLLVLLAAVLWGTTGTAQTYLPQNAQPLTIGASRLAIGGFSLLLIMIVMKKINFKTWPWLITLICALCMALFQPLFFTSVRVTGIAIGTVVAIGSAPIFSGLIEWLFLKMKPSRAWVLATTLSVIGCSLLFLNKDALTVNPLGVTLSLIAGFVFAIYTIVSKALLSKVEAIPAVAMTFSLSALMLMPFLFIFDSSWVSEPSNIWTILYLGFMTTSVAYILYLLGLQKVPSSSAVTLSLGEPLTAAVLSVFIVGEVLSPVSWVGVLLLLGGIIVLTFSGRKRAKYIR
- a CDS encoding excisionase family DNA-binding protein, yielding MYLTIEETAEFLSMPELQVRRYVLEGRIKSVHDGEQYLINKTQFDRHLEQVEDVKRQIDEWRNTPIPEDIDVKDED
- a CDS encoding pilus assembly protein is translated as MNCAIFEDRGDPMMGLRTLKNEKGALSIEFLGILPFYFIFFLLLWQVVASGYAVMSLKSAANDGASVYAMTGDAVEAQSAVMQSIGGSALLASPNVSINPQGNGAFTLTISAQHPLVFIPAEWKKETAVSLNSKAAGKVFVP
- a CDS encoding DUF4234 domain-containing protein, yielding MVSKVGKKAPEKKIKKINVYLMVILSFITMGTYIGYWFVKRSKDIERLELNHHVSFGTWKLFTGLSLVLLLIQLFGGMILSEVGLLTIDSLNMMFSFLFVGILYYSIFRIKEVIEENSEIEFNKYALFFMHIYYVQYKLNRSSL
- a CDS encoding VWA domain-containing protein, with translation MSKKQLILTGLLIMALYGCNEETKKTGIVPGEEISNKNDTSSKFEPSNDSEPEKDSETNNKMIVEPLPENLNELAALTPGYTGYLAVIEENDQKKIDELTKDLPDISSKPSNEELDHYYNAILSVFQQDYEGPEDLMQELKFQSIGSPDIDDPRMQFKENLNVMVILDASGSMGKDMNGQTQMEAAKSAITNFVKGLPENANVGLRIYGQEGSGSKADKELSCKSSELIYPIGNYEANGFEQALAKAKPAGWTPIQLALNEAQKDLASFKGDKNTNIVYLVSDGISTCDDDPVTAAKTLYESDITPIMNVIGFNVDSEGQKQLRAVAEATKGSYQDVQDAQGLQNELDQAKKVAEKWGFWKTSTEGNVGYERTNNDLDIFGYHSKEFKKWVDERQQVGFTLTYLLQEHEMMSQESHDYLQQKNKDYHTWVEQEYDKLRDELKVLNEMNYKEAMKLLEDTYKQNSTP